ACTTCTAAAGGAAGTTTTGATTTAGGTGTGTTGAGTGTCGAGTTGAAAGCAAAAGCCATAAATTACACCAATTCGTAATTCGTAATTAAAAAAGTTAAACTAAATGCAATAAAGTTCAGAGAAGTTGAAAATCTGTGCCATGCCAGTAGTGGCGTGTTATGCCGTAGGCTAACGCACCTTAAATTGTTGATGGTGCGGCGCTTGGCGACAACGCACCCTACATTGCTAATTCATAGATAGTTTAGTTTTCTTGTTTTAACTTAGTAGTTCGCAATTGATAATTCATAATTCGTAGTTAGTACTTCTAATTACGAATTACGAATTACGTAGCTTGCTTCTCGCTTTTGGCGAGTATTACGAATTACTTAAGCCTTAACCGCGATTTGGTTGTATACAGAAAGGGCTTGAGCAACACATTGATCCATGTTGTAGTACTTGTATGTCGCTAGTCGTCCGACAAAATATACTCCTGGTGTTGTATCAGACAGCGCCTTGTACTGCTTGTACATTTCGTTATTTTCTGGGCGCGGTACAGGATAATAAGGGTCTCCCTCAGCTTGAGGAAACTCGTAAACAATGCTAGTTTTCGAATGTTCTTGACCAGTCAGGTATTTAAACTCAGTTACACGAGTATAAAGCTGTTCATTGGGATAGTTAATTACTGGCGCTGATTGAAACACTGAGGTGTTATGCGTTTCATGCTTGAACTCAAGTGAGCGATACGGTAGTTTTCCGTAGCGATAATCAAAGAATTCGTCAACTGGGCCAGTGTAAACCATCTCGCGGCAAGGTATCGCCTTCTGGATTTCCTGATAATCAGTATTTAACATTACCTTGATGTTCGGATGATTTAGCATATTGTCGAACATCCTGGTAAAGCCGTGCAGTGGCATCGCTTGGTAGCTATCGGTAAAATAGCGATCGTCACGATTAGTACGAGTCGGAATTCTGGCAATTACTGATTTGTCCAGTTCCGATGGGTCGAGTCCCCATTGCTTACGCGTATAATTCCGGAAAAACTTTTCATACAGTACTCGACCAACTTTGCTGACTACCACATCTTCACTAGTGCGGATATATTCTACGGGTTCAGCAAGTGATTTGTAAAACTCCTCGACCTCAAATGAATTGAGATTCATGCCATACAGCTTGTTGATGGTATCGAGGTTGATCGGAATAGGAACAAGTTGCCCATCTACACTAGCAAGGACACGATGTTCGTAAGACCGCCACTGAGTAAAGCGTGAGAGGTATTCAAAGACTTCGCGGGAGTTGGTGTGAAAGATGTGTGGGCCGTATTTGTGTACAAGAATGCCATGATCGTCGTAATGATCGTAAGCATTGCCACCAATGTGATTGCGCTTGTCTACAACCAGCACTTTTTTACCAGACTGAGTTGCTAAACGTTCAGCAATCACGCTACCAGAAAAACCCGCGCCGACAACCAAGTAATCAAAGACAAATTTTCTGGTAATAATATTTGGTGCTTGTTTACCAGTCGCACCTGTGGAGTTAACTTTGTCTTCATTATCGCGGGCAGCAATGGCAGAGTCTATAAGCTTCATCATCGATGCCCAAGTCCGATCCCAAGAAATCTTTTCTAAAAAGGTATCTACCCGATTCAACCATTCTGATGTTCTTATGTCTTCTTGCATTGCTTGTTCGGCGGCGGCGACGAATTCAGAAACTGTGTCTGCAATTCGTACCAGTTTTAAATCTCCATAAGGCCGCACTACATCTCGAATGCTAGTAGAAACCACAGGTCTACCTGCGGCAAGATACTCTGGAGTTTTAGTAGGACTAATAAAGCGTGTTGACTCATTACGCGCAAACGGCAGCATCGCCAAGTCCCACCCAGCCAAGTAAGTGGGTAGTTGTTTATAGTCTTTTCCACCGAGATAATGAATATTCTCATGCTGTGGTAGAGTTGCCAGATCAATTTTCACAACTGGCCCAATCATCACTAAATGCCAATCCGGACGTGCCTCGGCTATACCAGCAAGCAGTTCTATATCCATGCGTTCATCAATGACGCCAAAGAATCCCAGGCGAGGATGAGGAATATTTGCTTGATCTGCTGCTTCTTCAAGATTTCTTGCTTGGGCAAAGTGGGCTACATCTACGCTGCTGGGAAATCCATAGACGTTGGGGTGTTGGTTGACTTTACTTTCGTAAAGGCTTTGTCCTCCTGTAAATACCAAGTCTGCACGGCGGAATAGTTCAGCCTCGTATTTCTTTAAAGTGGGTGATGCTCCTTTGAATGCAGATAATTCATCCATGCAATCGTAGATAATTGCTTCTGGTTTTAAGTGCTGGGTAAAAGCGATCGCCATTGGTGTGTAATACCAACAGATATACTTATTGATGCTTTGCTCTGCAAATAAAACATCAATTAGCATTTGCAAGTCTGCATTGATCGCTTCCTCATTCAAACCTTGTGGTAAATGTGGTACAACAACCACTACCCCACTTTCATCTTGACTAACATCTAATCGTCCTAATGGTTCTTGGGTAAAAATTGGCTCTTCAATAAAGAATACCCGCTTTCCTTGAGCGCAGCGACTTAATAAATGTTGTGGTCTTTGGTAGACAAAATTCCAACGCAAATGAGATAAGCAAACTACATCAGGCGTATCATTAAAGGTTTCTGTTGGTTGAACATTTTTATTTGACGAATTTAAATTCAACAGTGATTTACCTGATGCTTGCGTTTCGTCTACTAGCTGCGATCGCTTTGTTTTACGCTGCTTAGACGAAACTATATTGCTAACACTGTTGCTTTTTATTTTCGCTTTCTCACTTGTCATATATGCTCTCGATCTCTAGTATTTTTGATTAAACAATTGTTAATACCTTTTCTTTATAAGCTTGTACCAAACTCTATGACACGAGATAGTTCTCTGCCCACATGGATATACGAACTATCGTTTGGTAAATCTTCATATCGAATTGGTAAAACCAATATTTTCATTTTCTAAACCCATTTTTATAAATACTTGTTTATTTAAATTTTTTCATCTACCAACAAGAATACAAAATTCAGTTGATAATATCAGTCTTAAGATAAATTGTTAAATAAAAATTTGATTTTTAACTCATCTAAAATAGATAGACAGACTATATGTCTTAATCTGACTTTTAGAAATTTATAATATTTAGATACTATAAATAACGAGTATACCACAATTAATGCTTTAATAAATGGTATTAAAATATATAAGATTTTCAATATGAAATATGCACAAAGGAGTCATTTAGTCTGTTCTTTTTCGTACATAGCAGCTAAAACTTAACTAAGCAAGAATAGGACTTATACAAGAATCTTTGGATCTCTGATTTTTAACCTACCCTTTGAGAACTCTTAACGGCTAATAAGAAGTGACTAAGCTTATAGCTGACGCTGCAAAAACGTGTCTATGTATCCTTTGTAGTTCGTTTTTTCATAATTTAGCGTCAGCCTTGAAGCAGTTAGAAATCAGAATTCAAAATCTAAATTAGTGGGCAATTGAAGCTCGTTAAAAAATAATCAGATATACTTAAAATTCTATAAAGAGTTACAAACCAAGGAAACAAATTAATACCACAGCGTATTTCAAGCTGATGAAGTATAAAAATTAGGTCTCAAAACCAAGCATAAAAACTGTTTTAATTCCCGATTTTTGCTTTTGGCTTTTGACTTCTGCTGTATGCAGCGAGCATAGTGGTTACCGTCAGTATTATCGTCCTAATTGTTACATAAATCAGGGTAATAATTGCATCAGTAGCCAATGATAATTAAGCAACTAAGGATAAATGCATCAATTTCGTCTAAAAATGCATTAACCTTGTATTACCTGGAATAAAAACCATTTTTCGTCAGTTTTATGAATCTTGCTAGTTTTTATTGCGTTTTACTCAATTTTAAAAATTGATTTAGTTAAATAATTTACAAATAAACTTTCTCTATAAAGACTTTATATAATAGATAGAAGGGTAAGCTTAGGCTAATTATTACCAACTATAATTCAAGGCATTTTTTTAAATGACCTGGCAAAAAATGGGGGTGTATGTGCCATAATGTCACGAGCCAGGAGTAATAATTATTTTCATACCTCCTCAACGCTTAAGGTGAGAGAGGTATGAATGTTGCTACGAAAAAATCTATTTTTATTGTCAGTCGCGGCACTAGCTTGACTCGACAGTAGAGTTTGCCGAGAAAAATTCTTGGTATGTTGACATAACCTATAGACACAATTGTTGAGTTGCAGCTAGGGAGGAATGTTAATGAGATTATTGAATTTGGAAAATGCTGAGGTTGAACTAGCCTCAAGTCCTGCTAATAAAGTTTTGGATTCAAAAACAACAGCACATCCGCGTCCTTTATTACAGCGATCGCACTGGCAAAGCTTAAATGGTCAGTGGAAGTTCGCGTTTGACGACCAGGGAAAGTGCTTTAGACCCGGTGATTTTAAGCAGTGGTTTAATCATATAGAAATTCCCTATGCTCCCGAATCTACCAAAAGTGGTATTGGTGATACTGGATTTCACCCAAACTGCTGGTACGAGCGAGAATTTCAGACAGATCCAGGAAAAGGTAAATTACTGTTGCATTTCGGTGCTGTAGATTATCGCGCTCGTGTGTGGGTTAACGGTGAATACATAGGTGAGCATGAAGGTGGACATACCTCTTTTTGCTTCGATATTACTCATGCCTTGAATGACAGTGGCATAACAAAAGTCACAGTGTGGGCGCAAGACGATCCGCAAGACCTCGCTAAACCTCGTGGCAAGCAAGATTGGCAGTTGGAGGCACACAGTATTTGGTATCCTCGTACCAGCGGCATTTGGCAAACTGTTTGGCTGGAGCGTGTAGGTGCGACTTATATAGATCATATTCAGTGGACACCTGACTTTGAACGGTGGGAAATTGGTTGTTACGCTGCACTTGCTGGGGATGTACCTGCTTCTGGCTTACAAATCAAAGTGAAACTGAGCGTTGGCCATAAGGTGTTGGTAAACGATACCTATGAAGTGTTCAATGGGGAAATTGGTCGCCGCATTTCCCTCAGCGATCCGGGAATTGATGACTGTCGTAATGAATTACTCTGGAGTCCAGAAAAACCGACGTTAATTGATGCTGAAATTCAGTTGTGGTGCAAAGACCAACTACTGGATGAAGTAAAATCTTATACAGCGATGCGAACCGTTACTATACAGCGCGATCGCTTTATGCTCAATGGTCGCCCTTACTATTTGCGGCTAGTGCTAGACCAAGGCTACTGGCCAGATACATTGATGACAGCACCCAGCGACGAGGCATTGCGACGCGATGTAGAACTAGTTAAAGCAATGGGTTTTAACGGAGTCCGCAAACACCAAAAAATTGAAGATCCTCGCTTTTTATATTGGGCAGATGTTTTAGGGCTGTTAGTATGGGAAGAGATGCCCAGTGCCTATCGCTTCACACCGAAAGCGGTAGAACGCATGGCACATGAGTGGACTGAGGTGATCAAACGTGATTCCAGCCATCCATGTATTGTGGCATGGGTTCCGTTCAATGAATCTTGGGGAGTGCCAAATTTAGTTGAGACGGCAGCTCATCGTAACTACGTATTGGCAATGTATCACTTGACCAAAACACTAGATCCGACTCGTCCAGTCATTGGTAATGATGGTTGGGAAAGTATAGATACAGATATTCTTGCTATCCACGACTATGAAACTAATCCGCAACGATTAGCACATCGCTATAGAGCTGATGTCCAGCTATCGGATTTATTGTCACGTAGCCGTCCTGGAGGACGCATTCTCACCCTCGATAACTATCCACATCAAGGGCAACCAGTGATGCTGACTGAGTTTGGCGGTATTGCCTATGCCCCTACTGATACACCAGATGCTGATAAAGCTTGGGGATATGAGCGTTGCTTCAATATCTCCGAACTAGAAATGAAATACGCCCAGCTACTCGAAACCATCAATAATACCGAGCTGTTTAGCGGATTTTGTTACACCCAGCTTACAGATACCTTTCAAGAAGCTAACGGTTTATTATACGCCGATCGCACACCCAAATTTCCCATTGAGGCAATTCGGGCTGCAACCCTTTCAGGACAAGGATTATGTACTCCCACAAGCTGTTAAAGCCCGATGGACGCAAGCTGACATTATATAGTCGCTACCCAATTTCTAGTCAGCTACAAGCTACTAGCCCTAGTAACGAGCCAGTGCAAGCAAACCCGCACCTGCGCTGGCATCCCCTGCGCGGCGAATGGGTAGCTTACGCTAGTCATCGGCAAGGGCGGACATTCATGCCGCCCCCAGAATATAACCCCCTCGCACCTACCAGCAACCCGGAGTTTCCTACAGAACTACCTCAAGGTAAGTATGACGTAGCGGTGTTCGATAACCGCTTTCCTTCGATGGCTCTTACGGCAAACAACCCACCTGATAGCATCGTGGAAACGTTACCTGCTAATGGAGCGTGTGAAGTAGTGGTTTTTACGCAAGATGCACGTGCTTCTCTCAGTTCCCTAGAAGTAGAACATCTCGATTTGCTGTTGTCGGTATGGGGCGATCGCACCCGCGAACTGGGAGATAATCCGCAAATTCAATACGTGCTGCCGTTTGAAAACAAGGGTATAGAAGTAGGTGTAACTTTGCACCATCCCCACGGGCAGATTTACGCCTATCCCTTTATCCCACCTGTTCCTGCACGGATGTTAGAAATGCAGCAGCAGTATTATCAAGAACATCAGCGGGGGTTACTGGAAGATTTAATTCAAAAAGAGATTGCAGACAATCAGCGGATTATTTATCAAGATGAGTATGCGATCGCCTTCGTTCCAGCGTGGGCGCGTTACCCTTACGAAGTATGGATTGCTCCGATAAAAGCAGTTGGCACTTTTACGGATCTTAGCCCAGAACAGCGTAGGGGACTTGCTAAGGCATTAAAAACTGTCACTCTCAAATATGACGGCTTGTGGAATCGCCCGTTTCCTTATTTAATGGCTTGGTTTGGCGCACCAACTGACGGACAAGCACATCCCGAAGCACATTTACACGCCGAGTTTTATCCACCATATCGCACAAGTGAAAGGCTGAAGTATTTAGCAGGAACAGAATTGGCAGCAGGGATGTTTGCCAATGATGCTTTACCGGAGGAGAAAGCAAAGGAATTACAAGCGGTAAGTGTAAATATTGAAATGCCGATTTCAGTATGAAAACCTAATTTTGAATGTAGAACCGCAGATGGACGCAAATGAACGCAGATCAATTTGATAATGATCTGTGTTTATTTTTTCTCATAAACTATGAGCGAAGAAGTCTCCAAGAAACTGGAGTTAATCAGGCAAACCCTATCTGAAACAAAAGCAGAGGGTTTACGCCTACGTGGTACAGACTGGTTTGCTTGGGCGACTGCTGGTGCTTCTAATACTGTGCTGCTGACTACTGAAACTGGTGTAGCAGAAGTATTAGTAACTGCCAAAGATGCGTGGGTATTAACGGATGAAATTGAAGCCCAACGCCTCAAAGATGAAGAACTGCCAAGTAATTTTCAGCTATATATCAACCCTTGGGCAGATGCTGTCCGCGAAGATTTTGTTCGTGATGCTACTGCTGGAAGAGAAGTTTTAAGCGATCGCCCTACTTCTGATCTAGAGCAGCCACTACCATCATCTTTACAAGCCCATAAACGAGTCTTAATGTCAAGCGAGCTAGAACGATATCGCCAAGTAGGGCAAAAAGCTAGCACAGCCATGACAGAGGTACTACAAGCCGCCAAACCTACTTGGACAGAATATCAGTTAGCGGGTGCAGGTGCAGAAGCATTGTGGACAAGAGGTTTGCATCCAGCGCTAACACTAGTGGCTGGCGAGAGACGCTTACCGCTGTATCGTCATGCTACCGCAACAGGAGAACAACTTGGACGGCAAGCGATGCTGGTATTTTGCGCTAGAGGATATGGTTTGTTTGCGAACCTGACTCGATTTGTTTGTTTTGGCGCACTCCCAGAAGAATCCGCGCAATTGCATCGTCATGTCCGGGAAATAGAAGCCCAAGCCCTATCTTTGTGTAAACCTGGAACTCCTCTGAATGCTATTTATCATGGACTAGCTCAAACTTATGAACAGCACGGTTTTGCTAATGCTATCCGCGAACATCACCAGGGAGGAACTACTGGATATCTAGCGCGAGAAGTTGTGGCAAATCCACACACAACAGATACTTTGGCAGAAAACATGGCTATGGCTTGGAATCCAAGTTTAGTAGGTGCAAAGATTGAAGATACTTTTGTCATCCTCAAGGATGGAAAGCTGGAAAACCTAACTTATGATCCTAACTTTCCTAGCGTTGAGGTAGAAGGAAGATTGCGTGCAGTACCTTTAGAAATTTAATCTACTACTCTGTCTGTAGTTGCGCTGTCTTTGAAGACAGCGCAACTACGAACCTATAAAATCAAACTTGACAGAATACTAGGATATTTCCATCTGCAAATTAGGAAACGGTCGAGATTAAATGAGTCTTTGCAGTATCGAGGGCTTTGAACATAGAGAAATTCCCCTCTAACCTCATGGGATAGGGAGGAATGATGGCTAAGGCCAGAGGATTTTTATAGATTTCAACCAAATTTACCAGCGGTTGAAGCTATGAGGAATGCTGCATACGTAAGGATGTAGCCAACGGTGAAATGAGCAACACCAACTAACCAACCTTGGACAATAGACAGAGCAACAGGCTTATCTTTCCAACGAACTAAGTTAGCTAACGGAGTGCGTTCGTGCGCCCAGACAAGAGTTTCAATTAACTCTTGCCAATAGCCACGCCAGCTAATTAAGAACATGAAACCAGTTGCCCAAACTAGGTGTCCAAAGAGGAACATCCAAGCCCAGACAGATAGATTACTTGTGCCGTAGGGGTTGTAACCGTTAATTAACTGAGCGGAATTAGCCCAGAGGTAGTCACGGAACCAACCCATGAGGTATGTAGAGTTTTCGTTGAACTGAGCTACGTTACCTTGCCAAATACCTAGATGCTTCCAATGCCAATAAAAGGTTACCCAACCAAGGAGATTCAGCATCCAGAACATAGCGAGGAAGAAAGACTGTTCCCAAGAGGAAGTTTGGCAAGTACCACCACGACCAGGCCCATCGCAGGGGAAGGTGTAGCCGAAGTCCTTCTTATCGGGCATCAGTTTAGTACCACGGGCATCCAACGCACCTTTGACGCAAATCAGGGTAGTTGTGTGCAAACCCAGAGCGATCGCATGATGAACCAAGAAATCGCCTGGCCCAATCGTTAAGAATAGGGAGTTAGTCCCAGAGTTAATCGCATCCACCCAGTTTGGTAACCAGACGTTGCCGTAGTTTGGCCAAGCTGTGTAGGCAATACTATCTGGATTAGATAGTAAGGTATCCATGCCATACAGCAATTTCCCATGAGCAGATTGGATAAATTGAGCAAACACTGGCTCAATCAAAATTTGCTTCTCAGGAGTACCAAAGGCAACTACAACATCGTTATGGACGTATAGCCCAAGGGTATGGAAGCCCAAGAATAGCGACACCCAGCTCAGGTGGGAAATAATCGCTTCTTTGTGCTTGAGTACGCGTTCGAGGACGTTACCTTTGTTTTGCTCTGGGTCATAGTCTCGTACCCAAAAAATGCCAGCATGGGCGAATGCACCAATCATCAAGAAACCAGCAATATACTGGTGATGGGTGTACAACGCCGCTTGGGTTGTGTAGTCCTTAGCTATGAAAGCGTAAGGAGGCAGCGAATACATATGCTGCGCCACCAACGACAGTGCAGTACCCAGTGCTGCCAAGTGTATGGACAACTGGAAATGCAGCGAGTTGTTATAGGTGTCGTACAGTCCTTGGTGCGGTAGGTTGAACTGACCTTCGGTTTGGATACCAAAGAAATTCCTGGCGTTGAGCATCTCTTTGATGCTATGACCAATACCGAAGTTAGTGCGGTACATATGACCGGCGATGATGAAGATGACTGCGATCGCCAAATGGTGATGCGCCATATCCGTCAGCCACAGCGATTCTGTTTGCGGATGGAAGCCACCCAGAAAAGTCAGAATTGCCGTCCCTGCACCTTGGGATGTTCCAAACACATGACCAGCCGTATCTGGATCTTGGGCATAGACACCCCAGTTCCCTGTAAAGAAGGGTGTCAACCCTTCTGGGTGAGGTAAGGTGGTGAGGAAATTATTCCAACGAACATGAATTCCACGAGATTCAGGGATAGCAACATGAATCAAGTGACCAGTCCAAGCCAATGCGCTGACACCAAACAAACCTGCCAAATGGTGATTCAGACGGGGTTCAGCACTCTTAAACCAAGCCAAGCTAGGACGGTACTTAGGTTGCAAATGCAGCCAACCAGCGAATAGAAACAATGCAGCTAATAACAACAAGAATACTGAACCCTGATAGAGGTCAGTGTTTGTCCGCATCCCAATGGTGTACCACCAATGGTAAACACCAGAGTAAGCAATGTTGACCGGGTTGTTAGCACCACCTTGAGTAAACGCTTCTATTGCTGGTTTACCAAAGTGAGGATCCCAAATTGCATGAGCAATTGGGCGAATATGCAGCGGATCTTTAATCCACTGTTCA
This region of Nostoc sp. UHCC 0302 genomic DNA includes:
- the glf gene encoding UDP-galactopyranose mutase, with amino-acid sequence MTSEKAKIKSNSVSNIVSSKQRKTKRSQLVDETQASGKSLLNLNSSNKNVQPTETFNDTPDVVCLSHLRWNFVYQRPQHLLSRCAQGKRVFFIEEPIFTQEPLGRLDVSQDESGVVVVVPHLPQGLNEEAINADLQMLIDVLFAEQSINKYICWYYTPMAIAFTQHLKPEAIIYDCMDELSAFKGASPTLKKYEAELFRRADLVFTGGQSLYESKVNQHPNVYGFPSSVDVAHFAQARNLEEAADQANIPHPRLGFFGVIDERMDIELLAGIAEARPDWHLVMIGPVVKIDLATLPQHENIHYLGGKDYKQLPTYLAGWDLAMLPFARNESTRFISPTKTPEYLAAGRPVVSTSIRDVVRPYGDLKLVRIADTVSEFVAAAEQAMQEDIRTSEWLNRVDTFLEKISWDRTWASMMKLIDSAIAARDNEDKVNSTGATGKQAPNIITRKFVFDYLVVGAGFSGSVIAERLATQSGKKVLVVDKRNHIGGNAYDHYDDHGILVHKYGPHIFHTNSREVFEYLSRFTQWRSYEHRVLASVDGQLVPIPINLDTINKLYGMNLNSFEVEEFYKSLAEPVEYIRTSEDVVVSKVGRVLYEKFFRNYTRKQWGLDPSELDKSVIARIPTRTNRDDRYFTDSYQAMPLHGFTRMFDNMLNHPNIKVMLNTDYQEIQKAIPCREMVYTGPVDEFFDYRYGKLPYRSLEFKHETHNTSVFQSAPVINYPNEQLYTRVTEFKYLTGQEHSKTSIVYEFPQAEGDPYYPVPRPENNEMYKQYKALSDTTPGVYFVGRLATYKYYNMDQCVAQALSVYNQIAVKA
- a CDS encoding glycoside hydrolase family 2 TIM barrel-domain containing protein, with product MRLLNLENAEVELASSPANKVLDSKTTAHPRPLLQRSHWQSLNGQWKFAFDDQGKCFRPGDFKQWFNHIEIPYAPESTKSGIGDTGFHPNCWYEREFQTDPGKGKLLLHFGAVDYRARVWVNGEYIGEHEGGHTSFCFDITHALNDSGITKVTVWAQDDPQDLAKPRGKQDWQLEAHSIWYPRTSGIWQTVWLERVGATYIDHIQWTPDFERWEIGCYAALAGDVPASGLQIKVKLSVGHKVLVNDTYEVFNGEIGRRISLSDPGIDDCRNELLWSPEKPTLIDAEIQLWCKDQLLDEVKSYTAMRTVTIQRDRFMLNGRPYYLRLVLDQGYWPDTLMTAPSDEALRRDVELVKAMGFNGVRKHQKIEDPRFLYWADVLGLLVWEEMPSAYRFTPKAVERMAHEWTEVIKRDSSHPCIVAWVPFNESWGVPNLVETAAHRNYVLAMYHLTKTLDPTRPVIGNDGWESIDTDILAIHDYETNPQRLAHRYRADVQLSDLLSRSRPGGRILTLDNYPHQGQPVMLTEFGGIAYAPTDTPDADKAWGYERCFNISELEMKYAQLLETINNTELFSGFCYTQLTDTFQEANGLLYADRTPKFPIEAIRAATLSGQGLCTPTSC
- the galT gene encoding galactose-1-phosphate uridylyltransferase, with translation MYSHKLLKPDGRKLTLYSRYPISSQLQATSPSNEPVQANPHLRWHPLRGEWVAYASHRQGRTFMPPPEYNPLAPTSNPEFPTELPQGKYDVAVFDNRFPSMALTANNPPDSIVETLPANGACEVVVFTQDARASLSSLEVEHLDLLLSVWGDRTRELGDNPQIQYVLPFENKGIEVGVTLHHPHGQIYAYPFIPPVPARMLEMQQQYYQEHQRGLLEDLIQKEIADNQRIIYQDEYAIAFVPAWARYPYEVWIAPIKAVGTFTDLSPEQRRGLAKALKTVTLKYDGLWNRPFPYLMAWFGAPTDGQAHPEAHLHAEFYPPYRTSERLKYLAGTELAAGMFANDALPEEKAKELQAVSVNIEMPISV
- a CDS encoding M24 family metallopeptidase, with the protein product MSEEVSKKLELIRQTLSETKAEGLRLRGTDWFAWATAGASNTVLLTTETGVAEVLVTAKDAWVLTDEIEAQRLKDEELPSNFQLYINPWADAVREDFVRDATAGREVLSDRPTSDLEQPLPSSLQAHKRVLMSSELERYRQVGQKASTAMTEVLQAAKPTWTEYQLAGAGAEALWTRGLHPALTLVAGERRLPLYRHATATGEQLGRQAMLVFCARGYGLFANLTRFVCFGALPEESAQLHRHVREIEAQALSLCKPGTPLNAIYHGLAQTYEQHGFANAIREHHQGGTTGYLAREVVANPHTTDTLAENMAMAWNPSLVGAKIEDTFVILKDGKLENLTYDPNFPSVEVEGRLRAVPLEI
- the psaB gene encoding photosystem I core protein PsaB, translating into MATKYPKFNQDLAQDPTTRRIWYAIATGNDFESHDGMTEENLYQKIFATHFGHVAIIFLWASSLLFHVAWQGNFEQWIKDPLHIRPIAHAIWDPHFGKPAIEAFTQGGANNPVNIAYSGVYHWWYTIGMRTNTDLYQGSVFLLLLAALFLFAGWLHLQPKYRPSLAWFKSAEPRLNHHLAGLFGVSALAWTGHLIHVAIPESRGIHVRWNNFLTTLPHPEGLTPFFTGNWGVYAQDPDTAGHVFGTSQGAGTAILTFLGGFHPQTESLWLTDMAHHHLAIAVIFIIAGHMYRTNFGIGHSIKEMLNARNFFGIQTEGQFNLPHQGLYDTYNNSLHFQLSIHLAALGTALSLVAQHMYSLPPYAFIAKDYTTQAALYTHHQYIAGFLMIGAFAHAGIFWVRDYDPEQNKGNVLERVLKHKEAIISHLSWVSLFLGFHTLGLYVHNDVVVAFGTPEKQILIEPVFAQFIQSAHGKLLYGMDTLLSNPDSIAYTAWPNYGNVWLPNWVDAINSGTNSLFLTIGPGDFLVHHAIALGLHTTTLICVKGALDARGTKLMPDKKDFGYTFPCDGPGRGGTCQTSSWEQSFFLAMFWMLNLLGWVTFYWHWKHLGIWQGNVAQFNENSTYLMGWFRDYLWANSAQLINGYNPYGTSNLSVWAWMFLFGHLVWATGFMFLISWRGYWQELIETLVWAHERTPLANLVRWKDKPVALSIVQGWLVGVAHFTVGYILTYAAFLIASTAGKFG